From the Comamonas antarctica genome, the window CCAGAGCTCGGTGAGGCGCTGCGCGACCAGGCGCCCGACGATGTCGGTGCCGCCGCCGGCCGAGTACGGCACGACCAGCGTCACGGGCTTGGCCGGGTATCTGGCCGGCCCCTGGGCCCAGGCGCTTGCGCTGGCGCCGGCGGCGGCCATCGACGCGAGTCCGGCCAGCAGCTCGCGCCGGTTGGGATGGGAAAGGTTGAAGTGCGTTGCCATGCTTGTCTCCGGTTTATGTGTTCTATGGCGGGGGAATATCAGCTGCGCGGGCGGCGCAGCCAGGTGATGGCGCGTCCGCCCAGCGGCCGCTGCAATCGGTCCTGCGCGAAATCGACGGCCGCAACCAGGCCCGGCAGCGAGATGCCGGTGGCGAAGCCGCTGAGCTCGGCCATCAGCACCAGGTCCTCGGTGGCCACATTGCCGGCGGCGCCGGGCGCGAACGGGCAGCCGCCGATGCCGCCGACGCTGGCATCGAAGCGGCGCACGCCGGCTTCGAGCGCGGCCCAGGCATTGGCCACGCCCATGCCGCGCGTGTCGTGGAAATGCACCGCCAAGCGCTCGACCGGCACCACGCCGCGCAGCGCGCCCAGGCGCTGCTTGACCTGGCCCGGCGCGGCCGAGCCGATGGTGTCGGCAATGACGATCTCGTCGGCCGCCGCGGCATGCATGCGCGCCGCCAGGCGCAGCACGGCATCGAGCGGCGTCGCGCCCTCGAACGGGCAGTCGAAGGCCACGGCGACATAGGCGCGCGTGCGCAAGCCCAGCGCGCGCGCCGCGGCCAGGGTCTGTTCGCTGACCTCGCAGGCCTGGTCCAGCCCCATATTGATGTTCTTGCGGTTCATGGTCTCGGACGCCGAGAGCACGACGGCAATCTCCCGCGCGCCGGCCGCGTGCGCGCGCTCCAGCCCCTTGAGATTGGGCACCAGCACCGAGGTGCGCAGCGCGGGAAAGCGCGATTGCACCTGCGGCAGCAGCTCGGCGGCATCGGCCATCTGCGGCACCGCCTTGGGCGAGACGAAGCTGGCCGCCTCGATGCTGGCGACACCGGCATCGACCAGCAATTCAATCAGCCGCAGCTTGTCGGCGGTGGCCAGATGGATGGCCTGGTTCTGCAGGCCGTCGCGCGGCGCGACATCGGTGATGTGGATCTGCTCCTGTAACTGCGCGCTCATGCAATGGCCCCTTCGGCCTGCAGCGCTTCGAGCTGCGCTGGCGTATAGCCGACGAACTCGCCCAGCACCTGGCGCGTGTTCTCGCCCAGCGCCGGCGGGCGGGTGAAGGCGCGGCCCTTGTCCGCGCCCGAGAGCTTGATCGGGTTGCCCGGCATGCGCACGCTGGCGCCGCTCTTGAGCGGGACCTCGACCACCATGTCGCGTGCCAGCACCTGCGCGTCGTTGAGGGCCTGCTCGAAGTTGTTGACCGGGCCGCAGGGAATGCGCGCCTCGCGCAGGCGCTCGAGCCAGTGCGCGGTCGGCTGCTGGCGCAGCGCCGCGCTGACCAGCGCATCGATCTCGGCCTTGGCCGCCAGGCGCACCGGCTGCTGGCGGTACTCGGGCTTGCGCAGCGCCGGCAGGTCGATGAAGTCGACGAAGCGCTCGAAGAACGGGTCGCCGATGCAGGCGATGATCACGTGGCCGTCGGCCGTGGGATAGCTGTTGTAGGGCACGTGCACGAAGTGGCCGTTGCCTATGCCCTCGGGCACATGGCCCGACAGCAGGTGCATGGTGGCCATGTAGTTGAGCAGGGAGATCTGCGCGTCGAGCATCGAGATGTCGACATGCTGGCCGCGGCCGGTGTGGTCGCGCTCGACGATCGCGGCCAGCACGCCCATCGCGCCGAACACGCCGCCGCCCAGGTCGCCAATCGGAATGCCGCTGCGCGTCGGGCCGGTTTCGGGCGTGCCGGTGATCGACATGCCGCCGCCCATGGCCTGCACCACCTGGTCGAAGGCCGGGCGCTGGGTCTGCGGCCCGGTCTGGCCGAAACCGGTGACCGAGCAGGTGATGATGCGCGGGTTGACGGCCGACAGCGCGGCGTAGTCGATGCCCAGCCGCTCGGTCACGCCAACGCTGAAGTTGTCGAACACCACGTCGGCCTTGCGCACCAGGTCGAGAAACACCGCCTTGCCGGCGGCGCTCTTCAGGTCGACGCAGACGCTTTGCTTGTTGCGGTTGAGCGTGAGGTAGTACGCGCCCATGCCGTCGCGCGAGTAATGCGGGTCGTTTTCCAGCAGCCGGCGCGTGCCTTCGCCGCTGCCCGGCGGCTCGACCTTGATGGTGCGCGCGCCCAGGTCGGCGAGCAGCATGGTGCCATAGGGGCCCGACAGCATGTGCGTCAAATCCAGCACGGTGATGTGTTCGAGTGCCACGTTCAATCTCTTTCGAAGTTTCGCCAATGCTGGTTCTTTGCAAGAGCCGGGCCAGGCCGTCGAATGCGTGCAAGTGCTTGATTTTCCATGGATCGGCAGTCCAGCGGTGAACGCAGGGCGTCGCACTGCGACAGCGCTGAAACAAGAATATGTTTCAATGCAACATGTCCAGCCAACGCCCTGCCCCGTTTTTCCCGGCCTCCGCGCGCAGCGGCGGCCTGCCGCGCCTGTGCTTCGTGAGCTACCGGCAGATCCGCGGCTTTGCCATGCCAGTCGTTGCCGAATACACCGGCCGCGCCGAGATCGAGGTGCTGGATGGCACTTTTGGCGATGCGCTGGCGATTGCGCGCGACCGGCTCGAGCGCGGCCTGGTCGATGCCTTCGTCAGCGCCGGCTCGAACGCGAGCATCCTGCGCGCCGGCCTGCAGGCGCCCGTGGCCACCATTCAGCTCACGGGCTTCGATCTGCTGCAGGCGCTGATCCAGGCGCGGCGCATCTCCAGCCGCGTCGGCGTGGTGATGTACGGCCAGACGATTCCCGAGCTCGATGAGGTCAAGGACCTGCTCAACATCGAGGTCATGCAGCATGCCTACCGCACGCCCGACGATGCGCGCCAGCGCTTCGAACAGCTGCGGCGCGCGGGCTTCGAGGTGATCGTCGGATCGAGCCTGGTGGTCGAACTCGCCGAGCAGGCCGGCCTGCATGGGCTGCTGGCCTATTCGCTGGCCAGCGTGCGCAAGGGTTTCGAGGACGCGCTCGAACTCGCGCGCGTCGCGCGCCTGGAAGCCGGGCGCTACGAACAGCTCAACAGCGTGCTGCACAACCTGCAGGAGGCGGTGCTGGCCGTCGACCGCGACAACCGCGTGATCGCCGTCAACCCGCCGATGCAGCAGCTGCTCGGGCCCGCGCATGCGCGGCCGATCGGCGAGTGGCTCGAGCGCATCGAGCCCGAGCTGTCGCTGCAGGCCACGCTCGACAGCGGCCAGGTCGAGCGCGCCGTCGTGCAGCGCTTCGCGCAGCGCGACTGGGTGGTCAACCGCACGCCGATCCGCGAACACGGCGAGATCGTCGGCGCCGCGCTCACGCTGTACGACGCGCGCGCGATCCAGGAAGCCGACACGCGGCTGCGCATCCAGCAGGGCCGGCGCCAGAACGCCGCGCGCCACCGCTTTGGCGACCTGATCGGCCAGAGCCCGGCCTTCCTGCGTGCCGTGCAAACCGGCCGGCGCTTTGCGCGCACCGATCTCACGGT encodes:
- a CDS encoding CaiB/BaiF CoA transferase family protein, whose protein sequence is MALEHITVLDLTHMLSGPYGTMLLADLGARTIKVEPPGSGEGTRRLLENDPHYSRDGMGAYYLTLNRNKQSVCVDLKSAAGKAVFLDLVRKADVVFDNFSVGVTERLGIDYAALSAVNPRIITCSVTGFGQTGPQTQRPAFDQVVQAMGGGMSITGTPETGPTRSGIPIGDLGGGVFGAMGVLAAIVERDHTGRGQHVDISMLDAQISLLNYMATMHLLSGHVPEGIGNGHFVHVPYNSYPTADGHVIIACIGDPFFERFVDFIDLPALRKPEYRQQPVRLAAKAEIDALVSAALRQQPTAHWLERLREARIPCGPVNNFEQALNDAQVLARDMVVEVPLKSGASVRMPGNPIKLSGADKGRAFTRPPALGENTRQVLGEFVGYTPAQLEALQAEGAIA
- a CDS encoding hydroxymethylglutaryl-CoA lyase encodes the protein MSAQLQEQIHITDVAPRDGLQNQAIHLATADKLRLIELLVDAGVASIEAASFVSPKAVPQMADAAELLPQVQSRFPALRTSVLVPNLKGLERAHAAGAREIAVVLSASETMNRKNINMGLDQACEVSEQTLAAARALGLRTRAYVAVAFDCPFEGATPLDAVLRLAARMHAAAADEIVIADTIGSAAPGQVKQRLGALRGVVPVERLAVHFHDTRGMGVANAWAALEAGVRRFDASVGGIGGCPFAPGAAGNVATEDLVLMAELSGFATGISLPGLVAAVDFAQDRLQRPLGGRAITWLRRPRS
- the prpR gene encoding propionate catabolism operon regulatory protein PrpR is translated as MSSQRPAPFFPASARSGGLPRLCFVSYRQIRGFAMPVVAEYTGRAEIEVLDGTFGDALAIARDRLERGLVDAFVSAGSNASILRAGLQAPVATIQLTGFDLLQALIQARRISSRVGVVMYGQTIPELDEVKDLLNIEVMQHAYRTPDDARQRFEQLRRAGFEVIVGSSLVVELAEQAGLHGLLAYSLASVRKGFEDALELARVARLEAGRYEQLNSVLHNLQEAVLAVDRDNRVIAVNPPMQQLLGPAHARPIGEWLERIEPELSLQATLDSGQVERAVVQRFAQRDWVVNRTPIREHGEIVGAALTLYDARAIQEADTRLRIQQGRRQNAARHRFGDLIGQSPAFLRAVQTGRRFARTDLTVLIVGESGVGKELFAQSIHNDSLRAGRPFVAVNCAAFPEALLESELFGYEEGAFTGSRRGGKRGLFEAAHTGTLFLDEIGDMPLQLQTRLLRVLQEREITRLGATGAIPVDVRVIAATHQPLPGMIAERRFRQDLFYRLNTLRLPLPPLRERREDIAPLALAQVARCLQRLGTPLDAARALAPLLARLRAYDWPGNIRELENLGERIAVFLMQFERLDDIRYDELAHDLPELFADANAEPAGGGALNAARVAAALAAQGGNRQAAARQLGVSRSTLWRWQREHGA